Proteins encoded in a region of the Euleptes europaea isolate rEulEur1 chromosome 3, rEulEur1.hap1, whole genome shotgun sequence genome:
- the TCF20 gene encoding transcription factor 20 isoform X1: MQSFREQSSYHGNQQNYPQEVHGASRLEEFSTRQQAQMFQSFGGGGSSSSSGRRGAAVSSSSMAGESSGHQNYQGFRKEAGEFYYMASNKDPVSAGGQQLPQRRPSGPVQSYGPPQGSNFGSQYGSEGHVSQFQTQHSSLSGVTHYQQDYTGPFSPGSAQYQQQTSSQQQQQVQQMRQQLYQSHQPLPQASNQSASSTSHLQSMQRPSALPSSTSGYQLRVGQYSQHYQPPASSSSSFSSQRFGQSGQNYDSSYSVNAGSQYEGHAVGSSAQAYGTQSNYNFQTQPVKNFEQSKLPQGGQQTPGQAQQQPPSQHVMQYSNTATKMSLQSQVGQFSQADVPVRSPMQFHQNFSPISNPSPAASVVQSPSCSSTPSPLMQGGENLQCGQSNMPGASRNRILQMMPQLSPTPSMMPSPNAQGGGFKGFGLEGLQEKRLTDPGLSSLSALSSQVANLPNTVQHMLLSDALAPQKKSSKRSSSSKKGDSCTNSEGSSQAEEQLKSPLAESIDGGCSSSSEDQGERVRQLSGQSTSSDTTYKGGNLERSHSSPAQATQNEPTKLSTSPADEEEEASPPEEKETLVAVETTPKVNEKAVGVIVSREAMAGRVEKSGSQDKSQQEDVPTGAQALPSASGVKEPGHLGPQQESQGGSKGSKSGDSSTNHNGDGNSQPGHAVIGSSFSGRTEPSKSPGSLRYSYKDSIGVSMQRNTGSFPQYPSGQDKGDFPGHSERKGRSEKFPSLLQEVLQGYHHHPDRRYSRNAQDHHGITGTLEGTMRPNILISQASELSNRGLLNKSIGSLLENPHWGPWDRKSSGTASEIKQINLADYPVPRKFEMESQSSAHEGGGLSERRSVICDISPLRQIARDPGPHSVGHMGAEGRSGRSDRLTPGLGQSVILPGGLVSMETKLKSHSGQIKEEEFEQSKTSASMNNKKSGDHCHLASFKHESYRGNASPGAAALDSASDYMLQQDTRSAQLRRGPGRMGSSREGIRGKSPSQFHDLADKLKMSPGRSRGPGADLHHLNPHMVLSDRLNRSSLHSPFPPNSESSSLASAYHTNTRPHAFGDPNQVLNSQYHYKRQLYQQQQEEYKDWSSSSAQGVIAAAQHRQETARKSPRQQQFLDKVRGPLKNDKDGMMYLHSGSYHDAGNQEVGRCLLGSDGTLQNKCADIKHMNQKIQQHESGWDLSRQMAPGKNSGSLGAASQKRFGSQDGDTHRRDDAGDVLKSGNAMVRIPGQEDQSPQNPLIMRRRVRSFISPIPSKRQLQDMKNSGTEDKGRLLPSSKDGADRAFNSYAHSSQNQDVGKSLPKGESSRNLSGPDNRNCSAVSLTSPAKTKILPPRKGRGLKLEAIVQKITSPNVRRSASSNCAETGADAVTLDDILSLKSGPPERGNVASHGMEAENIKEEIVLDQESQELTSEVIVSSEEWHGDGDELVKKESLELASIGKEGCVSTVIPTPSQKSIGQGRTDGSLTGAGSLSFSESKSVSPSSVLTPEPNPKIEEKDGDAMIMTPKPDPFPPKGYFPSGKKKGRPIGSVNKQKKQQQQPLPPVPVEPQPVEAVEDVEPKPKRQRRERRKTAAQPRKRKPRRAAPIVEPQEPEIKLKYATQSLDKTDTKNKSFFPYIHVVNKCEIGAVCTIINAEEEEQNKLVRGRKGQRSSTPPPSNVESKVLPTSSFMLQGPVVTESSVMGQLVCCLCGKWASYRNMGDLFGPFYPQDYAATLPKNPPPKRATEMQNKVKVRHKSANGSKTDTEEDEEEQQQQQQKEQRSLPAHPRFKRRHRSEDCAGASRSLSRGAACKKATTEGGSVGEKIPSDSKPPMSTSEGGPELELQIPELPLDSNEFWVHEGCILWANGIYLVCGRLYGLQEAVEIAKEMKCSHCQEAGATLGCYNKGCSFRYHYPCAIDADCLLNEENFSVRCPKHKNKMVKGSLSTEQSERG, from the exons ATGCAGTCCTTTCGGGAGCAGAGCAGTTACCACGGAAACCAGCAGAACTACCCGCAGGAAGTGCATGGTGCATCCCGGCTAGAAGAATTTAGCACCCGTCAGCAGGCTCAGATGTTCCAAAGCTTTGGAGGGGGtggcagcagtagcagcagtggGCGCCGTGGAGCAGCAGTCAGCTCTTCATCAATGGCTGGTGAGAGCTCGGGACATCAGAATTATCAAGGTTTCAGAAAGGAAGCAGGTGAATTCTACTATATGGCCTCCAATAAGGATCCTGTATCAGCTGGAGGACAGCAGCTTCCTCAACGGAGGCCTTCTGGGCCAGTGCAGAGTTATGGACCACCCCAAGGTAGCAACTTTGGGAGTCAGTATGGAAGTGAGGGTCACGTGAGCCAGTTCCAAACACAACATTCCTCCCTTAGTGGAGTGACTCACTACCAACAGGATTATACTGGTCCTTTCTCCCCTGGAAGTGCTCAGTACCAACAGCAGACTTCCAGCCAGCAGCAACAACAGGTGCAGCAGATGAGACAACAACTCTACCAGTCTCATCAGCCTTTAccacaggcatccaaccagtctGCATCCAGTACATCTCACTTGCAGTCAATGCAGCGCCCTTCAGCTCTGCCTTCATCTACTTCTGGCTATCAGTTACGAGTGGGTCAGTATAGCCAGCACTATCagcctcctgcttcttcttcgtcttcatttTCTTCTCAGCGTTTTGGCCAATCTGGGCAGAACTATGACAGCAGTTACAGTGTGAATGCTGGCTCACAGTATGAAGGACATGCGGTGGGTTCAAGTGCACAAGCTTATGGGACTCAATCAAATTACAACTTTCAGACACAGCCAGTGAAGAACTTTGAGCAGTCAAAGTTGCCCCAAGGAGGCCAACAGACGCCGGGACAGGCACAGCAACAGCCTCCCTCACAGCATGTAATGCAGTACTCAAATACTGCTACCAAGATGTCTCTTCAGAGTCAAGTGGGGCAGTTCAGCCAAGCCGACGTCCCTGTGAGATCACCCATGCAATTCCATCAGAATTTCAGTCCTATATCTAACCCTTCGCCAGCTGCCTCTGTGGTTCAGTCTCCAAGCTGCAGCTCCACACCATCTCCTCTTATGCAAGGTGGAGAGAATCTTCAGTGTGGACAAAGTAACATGCCTGGGGCCTCTAGAAACCGCATTTTACAGATGATGCCTCAGCTTAGTCCAACACCATCGATGATGCCGAGCCCCAATGCTCAGGGTGGAGGATTCAAGGGATTTGGTCTTGAAGGATTGCAAGAAAAGAGGCTTACAGATCCAGGACTAAGTAGTCTAAGTGCCCTAAGTAGTCAAGTGGCTAATCTTCCCAATACAGTCCAGCACATGTTACTGTCTGATGCTTTGGCACCTCAAAAGAAAAGTTCCAAAAGATCTTCATCATCTAAAAAAGGCGATAGCTGCACAAACTCAGAAGGCTCCTCCCAGGCAGAAGAGCAACTCAAATCTCCTTTAGCAGAGTCTATTGATGGTGGGTGCTCCAGTAGTTCAGAGGATCAAGGTGAGAGGGTGAGGCAGTTGAGTGGTCAGAGCACTAGTTCCGACACTACTTACAAAGGGGGTAACTTGGAGAGATCGCATTCTTCGCCGGCACAAGCAACTCAAAATGAGCCCACAAAGCTCAGCACCAGCCCTGcagatgaggaagaggaggccTCCCCCCCTGAGGAGAAAGAGACTTTGGTAGCTGTGGAGACCACCCCAAAGGTCAATGAAAAGGCAGTTGGTGTGATAGTCTCTCGGGAGGCTATGGCAGGAAGAGTAGAAAAGTCAGGCAGTCAGGATAAATCTCAGCAAGAGGATGTTCCTACAGGTGCTCAAGCACTTCCTTCTGCCAGCGGGGTGAAAGAGCCAGGTCATCTGGGACCACAGCAAGAGTCACAAGGAGGAAGTAAAGGGAGCAAGAGTGGGGACAGCAGCACGAACCACAATGGAGATGGGAACAGCCAACCTGGCCATGCTGTCATTGGCTCCAGTTTTTCTGGCAGAACAGAGCCTTCTAAATCCCCTGGCAGTTTAAGGTATAGTTACAAAGACAGTATAGGGGTTAGTATGCAGAGAAATACTGGCAGCTTCCCTCAGTATCCTTCAGGCCAGGATAAAGGGGATTTTCCAGGGCATAGTGAGCGAAAAGGACGGAGTGAAAAATTTCCCAGTCTGTTGCAGGAAGTCTTGCAGGGATATCACCATCATCCTGACAGGAGATATTCTAGAAATGCACAGGATCATCATGGAATAACTGGAACTCTTGAAGGTACTATGCGACCAAATATCCTGATTAGTCAAGCCAGTGAATTAAGCAATAGGGGTCTTTTAAACAAGAGCATAGGATCTCTCTTGGAAAATCCACACTGGGGCCCCTGGGATAGAAAATCAAGTGGCACAGCTTCTGAGATTAAACAGATAAATCTGGCTGATTATCCTGTGCCTAGAAAGTTTGAGATGGAATCCCAGTCTTCAGCCCATGAAGGAGGAGGTCTCTCTGAGAGAAGGTCAGTTATTTGTGATATATCTCCTCTGAGGCAAATTGCTAGAGATCCAGGGCCTCATTCTGTTGGGCACATGGGTGCTGAGGGCAGGAGTGGAAGGAGTGACCGTCTAACCCCTGGTTTAGGTCAGTCAGTTATACTGCCTGGTGGCCTAGTGTCCATGGAAACAAAGCTGAAGTCACACAGTGGGCAGATCAAAGAAGAGGAATTTGAACAGTCCAAGACCTCTGCCAGCATGAACAATAAAAAGTCAGGAGACCACTGTCATCTTGCCAGTTTTAAGCATGAGTCTTACCGAGGGAATGCTAGCCCTGGAGCAGCAGCTCTTGATTCTGCATCAGACTACATGTTGCAACAGGATACCCGATCGGCACAACTGAGGCGAGGACCTGGCAGAATGGGAAGCAGCCGGGAGGGAATAAGGGGTAAATCACCCTCTCAATTTCATGATCTggcagacaaactgaagatgtcACCAGGTAGAAGCAGAGGTCCAGGGGCAGATCTTCACCATCTGAATCCTCACATGGTACTTTCTGACAGGCTCAATCGGAGTTCCTTAcactctcctttcccccccaattCTGAAAGCTCATCGTTGGCTTCAGCATATCACACTAACACTCGCCCTCATGCTTTTGGTGATCCTAACCAGGTGCTGAATTCTCAGTACCACTACAAAAGGCAGCTATATCAGCAACAGCAAGAAGAATACAAAGACTGGAGTAGTAGCTCTGCCCAGGGGGTCATTGCTGCAGCTCAGCATAGGCAGGAGACAGCAAGAAAGAGCCCAAGGCAGCAGCAGTTTTTGGACAAAGTAAGGGGTCCTCTAAAAAATGACAAAGATGGAATGATGTATCTCCATTCTGGCTCTTACCATGATGCAGGAAACCAAGAAGTTGGCCGTTGTTTGTTGGGAAGTGATGGCACTCTTCAGAATAAATGTGCTGATATTAAACATATGAACCAGAAGATTCAGCAACATGAATCTGGTTGGGATCTCTCTCGGCAGATGGCTCCTGGCAAAAACAGTGGATCTTTAGGGGCAGCCAGTCAGAAGAGATTTGGCTCTCAAGATGGTGATACACACAGACGTGATGATGCTGGTGATGTACTTAAATCTGGTAATGCCATGGTAAGGATCCCTGGCCAAGAAGATCAATCTCCTCAAAATCCTCTAATAATGCGGAGGAGGGTCCGCTCTTTTATTTCACCTATTCCAAGTAAGAGGCAGTTGCAGGACATGAAGAATAGCGGCACTGAAGACAAAGGGCGCCTACTGCCTTCATCAAAGGATGGAGCAGACAGAGCGTTCAATTCTTATGCCCACTCATCCCAGAACCAAGATGTTGGCAAGTCACTCCCCAAAGGAGAATCTTCTAGAAACCTTTCAGGTCCTGATAATAGAAATTGCTCTGCTGTTTCCCTCACAAgcccagcaaaaacaaaaattctgcCTCCACGGAAAGGACGTGGATTAAAATTGGAAGCTATTGTTCAAAAAATCACATCTCCCAACGTTCGGAGAAGTGCTTCTTCAAACTGTGCTGAAACTGGTGCAGATGCGGTCACTCTTGATGACATTCTGTCCCTGAAAAGTGGTCCTCCTGAACGTGGGAACGTTGCTAGTCATGGAATGGAGGCAGAGAACATAAAAGAAGAAATTGTGTTGGATCAAGAGAGCCAAGAACTGACCAGTGAAGTGATAGTATCTTCTGAAGAGTGGCATGGTGATGGAGATGAGCTAGTGAAAAAAGAGTCATTGGAACTTGCTAGTATTGGCAAAGAGGGCTGCGTGTCTACTGTAATCCCAACACCATCACAAAAATCTATTGGACAAGGAAGAACAGATGGATCCCTAACTGGAGCAGGATCTTTGAGCTTTTCAGAATCAAAATCAGTATCCCCGTCCAGTGTCTTGACTCCTGAACCAAATCCAAAGATTGAAGAGAAAGATGGAGATGCAATGATCATGACGCCCAAACCAGATCCCTTCCCTCCAAAAGGGTATTTTCCTTCTGGTAAGAAGAAGGGGAGGCCTATTGGTAGTGTGAATAAGCagaaaaaacagcagcaacagccacttccaccagtaccagtagaacCACAACCAGTGGAAGCAGTAGAAGATGTAGAACCGAAGCCTAAGAGACAgcgaagggagaggagaaaaactgCAGCGCAGCCACGAAAACGGAAACCGAGGAGAGCTGCTCCAATTGTGGAACCTCAGGAACCagaaatcaaattaaaatatgCCACCCAGTCTCTTGATAAAACTGATACCAAGAACAAGTCTTTTTTCCCCTATATTCATGTTGTAAACAAATGTGAGATAGGTGCTGTGTGCACAATAATTAATGCAGAGGAAGAGGAGCAGAATAAACTGGTGAGGGGTCGAAAAGGACAGAGGTCATCAACACCCCCTCCCAGCAATGTTGAGAGCAAAGTATTGCCGACATCCTCTTTCATGCTACAGGGTCCTGTTGTCACAGAATCTTCTGTTATGGGCCAACTGGTCTGCTGCCTGTGTGGCAAGTGGGCCAGCTATCGCAACATGGGTGACCTCTTTGGACCTTTCTACCCCCAGGATTATGCAGCCACGCTGCCCAAAAACCCGCCTCCCAAGAGGGCCACAGAAATGCAGAATAAAGTCAAGGTACGGCATAAAAGTGCTAACGGTTCCAAGACAGATACCGAGGAAGATgaggaagagcagcagcagcagcaacaaaaggAGCAGAGAAGCCTGCCTGCCCACCCTCGCTTTAAGAGACGGCATCGCTCTGAGGACTGTGCCGGGGCCTCTCGGTCGCTTTCGAGAGGCGCGGCTTGTAAAAAAGCAACCACTGAGGGTGGCAGTGTCGGTGAAAAAATTCCTTCAGACTCTAAACCCCCCATGTCCACTTCTGAAGGTGGCCCTGAATTGGAGTTACAAATTCCTGAACTACCTCTTGACAGCAATGAATTTTGGGTCCACGAGGGCTGTATTCTCTGGGCCAATGGGATTTACCTGGTCTGTGGCAGGCTCTATGGGCTGCAGGAAGCTGTGGAAATAGCTAAAGAGATG AAATGTTCTCATTGCCAGGAGGCAGGAGCCACTTTAGGCTGCTACAACAAAGGTTGTTCCTTTCGATACCATTATCCATGTGCCATTGATGCAG ATTGTTTACTAAACGAAGAGAATTTCTCAGTGAGGTGCCCCAAGCACAAG AACAAGATGGTGAAAGGCAGCCTCAGCACAGAGCAGTCGGAGCGGGGGTGA